Within Clostridia bacterium, the genomic segment CAACATCGTTGTCTGGGCTCGGCTGGCCGAAATCGCCCGCGACTATCTGAAAAAGGGCAACAAGGTTTACATCGAAGGGCGCCTGCAAACGCGCTCGTGGGATGACAAGCAGACGGGCGCAAAGCGCTACACCACGGAAGTTGTCGCCAACGAACTCGTGCTGCTCGGCGGCAAACCCGGCGCCGAAGGCGCAGACGGCGGCTACAGCGGCGGACGCTCACGCGGCGCTGCATCCAACGACTTCAACCAAGGCGCGCCCGACTACGACAACGCGGGTGCCTCAGCTGCACGCGGGACGGAAATCACGGACGACGATATACCGTTCTAGCCAGCGATCAGTGGATAGTGATTAGTTTAGAAGCCGTCAGCTATGCTGGCGGCTTTTGCTTTTGAGACTTCCACTGAAATTCGTGTACGCCTCATCCAGTTGCTTCGAGGCCTATAGGTCATTTCGCCGGGACGTAGAACGACAGCGTTCCGTCCTGGGCTACAGCCAATTCTAGGACCTTCGGATTGAACTGAAACAGATTGCTGCCTTGTAGAGTGGCTTTCTTCTTGTCCTTGATCCGATAAATCGAAATGTCACCTGGCTTCGAAGAACCGACAGCCACCAGTTGATCGTCGAAAGAAATGCTCGCTTCGGTCCCGGTGTTCTCTTCTTTGACCCTGAGTAGTCGTTTCATATTTGAGACGGCCCAAACATCAACGAAATCCGGTTGACCAGCCCAGCCGCGGCCCAAGGCGACCAGCTCCCCATCCCAACTCGCTGCGACACGATGGGTGGGCGCATCATCATCCTGCAATGCGCCGAGTGACAACGCAGCTTGATTCCCCTGGCCTTTCTCAATCTTCACGGCAGTCGCAGTATCGCCGGCCTGTTGAATCTTAGTCGCTTGCCCGGTTTCTACATCGACTAGATAAGGAACGCGTGACACAGAAACCGCAACTTGTCCGCCCTTCGCGAACGACGGATCGACTGGCCTCGCACCTTTGCTGAAGAGTGGTCGGATAGGCTTCAAATCGCTGAGATCCCAGAGCACTAATGCTTCGCCCTGCTTTTTGCCATCTCCTCCAACTAGCAGGTTCTCATCTTCGGACACTTCACATGCGCGAATACCCTCTGCCCGAGCAACGACGGTCCAGTTAGTTGCCGAAAACACTTGAACCTGGTTTTCTCCACCACATGCCAACAGCCGTCCTGATTTCGCGAGGAAGTGTATTTCGAGGAGAGGTTTCAAATCGGACGCTGCGGACTTAACAACCGATCCTGAATCAACGGAAATGATCCTAAGACTGCCGTCAGCGTCTCCAACTGCAATCAGCTTACCGTCGGGTGAATAGCTAAGTACTCGGGGAGAACTCCCGACAGCAACAGTATTTCGTGGCTTCCACTTTGGAAACTCGGCGGCACTAGATGTGATCGCCGCAGCAAGGATAACGATGAGAATAACCAAAGGATTTGAGTTCATGCTGGCCATTGTCACACAACCGATCAACGCGGAGGAAAGATATCAACAGAAATGAACGCTTCATAGGATCCATGTGGTTCGATTTCAGGAACTTACGTCCCTGCGGATCCGTACTTCTCAACGTCAAATCTGGCGCGGTTCGCATGGAAGAGAACACAAGGTGTCTCCGCTCCGCGCCTTCGGCGCTCCGGTCGACATGACGCTCCCGTTTATCAGCATCTGAGCCGTCAGCAAATGCTGGCGAATCAGGCTGCTGACAAAGTCATCCACCAATCTATGCGTCATCCTGAGGTTGCGCCTGCTTTTGGTGCGGCCGAAGGATCTGCTTTGTTTTTAGCAGCAGCACAAAGCAGGTTCTTCGCTTCGCTCAGGATGACACTTTTCT encodes:
- a CDS encoding single-stranded DNA-binding protein, which translates into the protein MAKSVNKVILIGNLGKDPEVKFTGQGTAVANFSIATSENFKDKSGEWQERTEWHNIVVWARLAEIARDYLKKGNKVYIEGRLQTRSWDDKQTGAKRYTTEVVANELVLLGGKPGAEGADGGYSGGRSRGAASNDFNQGAPDYDNAGASAARGTEITDDDIPF
- a CDS encoding WD40 repeat domain-containing protein; the encoded protein is MASMNSNPLVILIVILAAAITSSAAEFPKWKPRNTVAVGSSPRVLSYSPDGKLIAVGDADGSLRIISVDSGSVVKSAASDLKPLLEIHFLAKSGRLLACGGENQVQVFSATNWTVVARAEGIRACEVSEDENLLVGGDGKKQGEALVLWDLSDLKPIRPLFSKGARPVDPSFAKGGQVAVSVSRVPYLVDVETGQATKIQQAGDTATAVKIEKGQGNQAALSLGALQDDDAPTHRVAASWDGELVALGRGWAGQPDFVDVWAVSNMKRLLRVKEENTGTEASISFDDQLVAVGSSKPGDISIYRIKDKKKATLQGSNLFQFNPKVLELAVAQDGTLSFYVPAK